The genome window GAGATGGCGCACCTGGCCTTCGGGCGGCGGTGGGAGGTCGAGCGTGAAGACGGCGAGCCGCGGCTGGTTCAGGAAGAGCTCGGGCTGCTTGCTGATCTCGATGATGTCGGCGTGCTTCGTGATGGCCCAGAACGGCTCGACGTTCGGGCGGTCGTACCAGAAGACGGGCGCGTTGCGGCGCAGCCACGTCCACTCGGCATGCGGATAGCCGTGCTGCTCGTAGTGCTCCGAGGTGGCGACGTCGAGGGTCGCGGGATCGAGCTCGCGTGTCACGGGGTCAGCGCCTATTCGGTCGGGCTCGTCGTGTAAAGGGACCACCGTCGCACGGCGCGCGGTCCGTTGAACGGCGGCTGCATTGCCGCGGCATGCCGGTCGCGCGTGAGGTCGGGCCACCCTCGGTCCTCCCCGACCCAAGACCCGGTCTTGGGTCGGCAAAATCACGCCGGGGGCGGGCCACCGGGTGGTCCGGACGGCGGCCGGCGCAGCGCGCGGAGCGTTGCCTGCTGCTCGGGATCGAGCGTGTTCTTGATGCGGACGAGCAGGGTGAAGTTCACCTGCTTCACCTGCTGCTCGATCGAGGTGACCTTGGCGAGCTTCACGAGCACGGTCGCCTCGTCGACGCGATCCGCGGCAAGGAGCTTGCCGAGCGCCTCGGATTCGCTTTCGAGCTCCCACTGCAGGTCGACGAGCCGCTGCTGCGTCTCGGCCATCGCGTGCTTGATCGCGTCGATCTGGGCCGGCCGCAACCCGATCTCCTGCTGGTGCTGCATCACCATCGCAGGCGGGAACATCTGGCCGACGAAGGCGGGCGGACCCGGCGGCGGTCCGGAGCCCATGAGGCCCGGCCCGCCGCCGTCCTTCGGTGGCGGCCCCTGCGCCCAGGCTGCGACGCCCCAGACGAGCGCGGCGACCACGGCGGCTCGGCGTAGGTGGTTCATGCCCCTCCTTTGGACGGCTCGGCGGTGCCGGCCGTGTCGATGCGCGGGCATCCGAGCGCGGAGTCGTAGCAGCCGATGGACGGGATGCTCGTATAGAGAGCGAGGCCGAACGGCTCGAGCAGGACGTCGGTGGGGCTCTCGTAGGCGCCGAGCGCGATGGTCGAGATCGTCGCGGTCTCGCGCGCCGA of Candidatus Eisenbacteria bacterium contains these proteins:
- a CDS encoding periplasmic heavy metal sensor, with the translated sequence MNHLRRAAVVAALVWGVAAWAQGPPPKDGGGPGLMGSGPPPGPPAFVGQMFPPAMVMQHQQEIGLRPAQIDAIKHAMAETQQRLVDLQWELESESEALGKLLAADRVDEATVLVKLAKVTSIEQQVKQVNFTLLVRIKNTLDPEQQATLRALRRPPSGPPGGPPPA